From a single Leptidea sinapis chromosome 1, ilLepSina1.1, whole genome shotgun sequence genomic region:
- the LOC126967135 gene encoding ubiquitin recognition factor in ER-associated degradation protein 1 isoform X2, producing MFGFNMFQEITRPFNMTYRCFSVSMLPGNERQDVERGGKIIMPPSALEQLTRLNIVYPMIFKLTNKKSKRLTHCGVLEFVADEGKVYLPHWMMANLVLEEGALLQIESVSLPVATFSKFQPLSEDFLDITNPKAVLENCLRNFSCLTTGDVIAIKYNAKVYELCVLETMPGNAVVIIECDMNVEFAPPVGYKEEEHISRGEGSTEDGMDEDPAVMMPDPGFKAFSGEGNRLDGKKKKLISESDSEPQTSTSRQAYVRGIPDYDYVIGTLRFIRNSRPSSAKEEAQTDSFQAFKGEGFTLRTAKSQN from the exons atg TTCGGGTTCAATATGTTTCAAGAAATAACTAGACCATTTAATATGACCTACCGTTGTTTTTCTGTATCCATGTTACCAGGAAATGAAAGACAGGATGTAGAAAGGGGTGGAAAAA TAATCATGCCACCATCAGCACTGGAACAGCTCACTAGATTGAACATTGTATATCCAATGATCTTCAagttaacaaacaaaaaatcaaaacGACTAACACACTGTGGAGTCCTGGAGTTTGTTGCAGATGAAGGAAAAGTCTATCTACCACATTGG ATGATGGCGAACTTGGTATTAGAAGAAGGAGCTTTACTACAAATAGAGAGTGTTTCTCTTCCTGTGGCTACATTTTCAAAGTTCCAACCGCTGTCTGAAGACTTTCTTGATATCACAAATCCTAAAGCAG TATTGGAGAATTGCTTAAGAAACTTTTCATGCTTAACAACTGGTGAtgttattgcaataaaatacaaTGCTAAAGTGTACGAGCTATGTGTGCTGGAAACTATGCCTGGCAATGCTGTGGTCATCATAGAATGTGATATGAAC GTCGAATTCGCTCCTCCTGTTGGATACAAAGAGGAGGAGCACATAAGTCGCGGTGAAGGAAGTACAGAAGATGGTATGGACGAGGATCCGGCTGTTATGATGCCAGACCCCGGCTTTAAGGCGTTCAGCGGCGAAGGGAACAGACTCGATGGCAAGAAAAAGAAACTCATAAGCGAGAGTGATTCGGAGCCGCAAACATCTACTTCGAGACAG gCGTATGTGAGAGGGATACCGGATTACGACTATGTAATCGGCACGTTAAGATTTATCAGAAACTCCCGCCCAAGTAGCGCTAAGGAGGAGGCCCAAACCGACTCGTTCCAGGCGTTCAAAGGAGAGGGTTTCACTTTAAGAACTGCTAAGTCGCAAAACTAA
- the LOC126967135 gene encoding ubiquitin fusion degradation protein 1 homolog isoform X1 has protein sequence MFQFGFNMFQEITRPFNMTYRCFSVSMLPGNERQDVERGGKIIMPPSALEQLTRLNIVYPMIFKLTNKKSKRLTHCGVLEFVADEGKVYLPHWMMANLVLEEGALLQIESVSLPVATFSKFQPLSEDFLDITNPKAVLENCLRNFSCLTTGDVIAIKYNAKVYELCVLETMPGNAVVIIECDMNVEFAPPVGYKEEEHISRGEGSTEDGMDEDPAVMMPDPGFKAFSGEGNRLDGKKKKLISESDSEPQTSTSRQAYVRGIPDYDYVIGTLRFIRNSRPSSAKEEAQTDSFQAFKGEGFTLRTAKSQN, from the exons atg tttcagTTCGGGTTCAATATGTTTCAAGAAATAACTAGACCATTTAATATGACCTACCGTTGTTTTTCTGTATCCATGTTACCAGGAAATGAAAGACAGGATGTAGAAAGGGGTGGAAAAA TAATCATGCCACCATCAGCACTGGAACAGCTCACTAGATTGAACATTGTATATCCAATGATCTTCAagttaacaaacaaaaaatcaaaacGACTAACACACTGTGGAGTCCTGGAGTTTGTTGCAGATGAAGGAAAAGTCTATCTACCACATTGG ATGATGGCGAACTTGGTATTAGAAGAAGGAGCTTTACTACAAATAGAGAGTGTTTCTCTTCCTGTGGCTACATTTTCAAAGTTCCAACCGCTGTCTGAAGACTTTCTTGATATCACAAATCCTAAAGCAG TATTGGAGAATTGCTTAAGAAACTTTTCATGCTTAACAACTGGTGAtgttattgcaataaaatacaaTGCTAAAGTGTACGAGCTATGTGTGCTGGAAACTATGCCTGGCAATGCTGTGGTCATCATAGAATGTGATATGAAC GTCGAATTCGCTCCTCCTGTTGGATACAAAGAGGAGGAGCACATAAGTCGCGGTGAAGGAAGTACAGAAGATGGTATGGACGAGGATCCGGCTGTTATGATGCCAGACCCCGGCTTTAAGGCGTTCAGCGGCGAAGGGAACAGACTCGATGGCAAGAAAAAGAAACTCATAAGCGAGAGTGATTCGGAGCCGCAAACATCTACTTCGAGACAG gCGTATGTGAGAGGGATACCGGATTACGACTATGTAATCGGCACGTTAAGATTTATCAGAAACTCCCGCCCAAGTAGCGCTAAGGAGGAGGCCCAAACCGACTCGTTCCAGGCGTTCAAAGGAGAGGGTTTCACTTTAAGAACTGCTAAGTCGCAAAACTAA